The following are from one region of the Nostoc cf. commune SO-36 genome:
- a CDS encoding MBL fold metallo-hydrolase: MRDNLSASSSVDAAEAGSELECLPYSVQHDNEGVCLLVKMGPHRILLDCGLEDISSLAKGLTKPIRGASSPLPADLVLISHAHPDHAKGLLPLHKAFPKLPIYGSEVTSKLLPLNWLDQNPEEISQFCHALPLRSPIELQDGLVAELFPAGHLPGAVAILLTYTTKQRTYKLLYTGDFFLSNSRLVEGLRLEELRGLDLDVLIIEGSYGTSRHPHRRNQENQLAERINRAIADHCSVILPTPALGLGQELLMLLRSHHHFTGRDLDIWVDGAVATGCDAYLELLPHLPPSVQNFARHQPLFWDERVRPRVRRLQAEHRPTVGKSPCIVLTDSTSDLGEHCQLDTGPWLILLPEKIDIKVNKEYLAPTTIETYLLAQHSDGPGTTQLIHNLRPQHVIFVHGSPSYLADLTSLEELQNRYHIHSPAAETLVELPIGDTFLQPAAPETNYEGELTELETVITISLPNMITADPRWRQFADTGLIEARWQGEEVVLRGLSQRELLNQNSDRYTWTDVDCCGTCRHQRGQRCWNPASPLYNFKVTLEGYCPAFEGLNDSQ; the protein is encoded by the coding sequence ATGAGGGATAATCTGTCGGCATCTTCTAGCGTAGATGCTGCGGAAGCGGGTAGTGAATTAGAATGTTTGCCCTATAGTGTCCAACATGACAATGAGGGCGTGTGTTTATTGGTAAAGATGGGGCCACACCGCATTTTGTTGGATTGCGGTTTGGAGGATATTTCATCGCTGGCTAAGGGGCTTACTAAGCCGATACGTGGAGCTAGTTCGCCCCTACCAGCAGATTTGGTTTTAATTAGTCACGCCCACCCAGATCACGCTAAAGGCTTACTGCCACTGCATAAAGCTTTTCCCAAGTTACCTATTTATGGTAGTGAGGTGACTAGCAAGTTACTGCCGCTAAATTGGCTAGACCAAAACCCTGAAGAAATTTCTCAATTTTGTCATGCCTTGCCGTTGCGATCGCCTATAGAGTTGCAAGATGGTTTGGTAGCAGAATTATTTCCCGCAGGGCATCTACCAGGGGCAGTTGCAATTCTCCTTACCTACACCACCAAGCAGCGTACTTACAAGTTACTGTATACAGGTGACTTTTTCCTGTCCAACTCCCGCTTAGTAGAAGGTTTGCGTTTAGAAGAATTGCGGGGCTTAGACTTGGATGTGCTAATCATTGAAGGTAGTTATGGCACATCCCGTCATCCTCACCGCCGCAACCAAGAAAATCAACTAGCCGAACGAATTAATCGCGCGATCGCTGACCATTGTTCTGTAATCCTTCCCACCCCTGCTTTAGGATTGGGTCAAGAATTATTAATGCTCTTGCGATCGCATCACCACTTCACCGGACGAGATTTAGATATCTGGGTAGATGGTGCTGTCGCTACTGGCTGCGATGCGTACCTCGAACTGCTACCCCATCTCCCCCCATCCGTACAGAACTTTGCCCGCCATCAACCCTTATTTTGGGATGAACGGGTGCGTCCCCGTGTGCGTCGTTTACAAGCAGAACATCGTCCCACCGTGGGCAAGTCCCCTTGTATTGTCCTCACCGACTCGACATCTGATTTAGGTGAACACTGCCAACTAGACACCGGGCCTTGGCTAATTCTCCTACCAGAAAAAATTGATATAAAAGTTAACAAAGAATATTTAGCACCTACCACTATTGAAACCTATCTCTTGGCTCAACATAGTGATGGCCCTGGTACTACGCAGCTAATTCATAATTTGCGACCCCAGCACGTCATTTTTGTCCACGGTTCGCCCTCCTACTTGGCAGACCTGACTAGCTTAGAGGAGTTACAAAATCGCTACCATATACATTCCCCGGCGGCTGAAACCTTAGTAGAATTACCCATCGGCGATACATTTTTACAGCCAGCAGCGCCAGAGACTAACTACGAAGGTGAGCTGACAGAGTTGGAAACAGTAATCACAATCAGCCTACCCAATATGATTACTGCTGATCCCCGTTGGCGGCAATTTGCCGATACTGGTTTAATCGAAGCTCGTTGGCAAGGGGAAGAAGTAGTATTAAGGGGATTGTCTCAACGAGAATTGCTCAACCAAAATAGCGATCGCTATACATGGACAGATGTAGACTGTTGTGGTACGTGCCGACATCAAAGGGGGCAGCGGTGTTGGAATCCAGCTTCCCCGTTGTATAACTTTAAGGTAACTCTAGAAGGTTACTGTCCTGCTTTTGAAGGTTTGAATGATAGCCAATAG
- a CDS encoding DUF6679 family protein has product MLHRKIYQLCCDGREVCVFLRDQQRWIERARIIDIEGDLVTLRYETEEEDEVCSWEEMVRLESIGAVTQKLASVPRGNVEPLMTEDCPEAERIPNRYTDSNPE; this is encoded by the coding sequence ATGCTACACCGCAAGATTTATCAACTCTGTTGCGATGGGCGCGAGGTATGTGTTTTCTTGCGGGACCAGCAACGCTGGATTGAACGCGCCCGCATCATAGACATAGAGGGAGACTTAGTGACCCTACGCTATGAAACAGAAGAAGAGGACGAAGTTTGTTCTTGGGAAGAAATGGTTCGCCTCGAGAGCATTGGTGCTGTAACCCAAAAATTGGCTTCAGTACCACGCGGTAATGTGGAACCTCTGATGACTGAAGATTGTCCTGAAGCAGAGCGCATCCCCAACCGTTATACTGACTCGAATCCAGAATAA